A single Brevundimonas sp. SL130 DNA region contains:
- the dnaG gene encoding DNA primase, protein MRFDERFIDELKARLRPSDVIGRTVKLKRQGREYVGLSPFSKEKSPSFFVNDDKGFFHDFSSGKHGDIISFLQETERLSFVEAVQRLAGEAGMQLPAEDPKEAEREQKRQGLSDWMDLAQKWFAANLRRTPGKAAREYLEKRGLPEDQWERFGLGYAPNDREGLKQALVQRGARPAELVEAGVLISPESGGQPYDRFRDRLMFPILDARGRIVSFGGRAMNPDDRAKYLNGPESPLFHKGATLYGLPEARRILGAESKNNQAIIVVEGYMDVIACQRAGLPAVAPMGTALTEEQMERLWRVSHEPVLCFDGDAAGLRAAYRAIERSLPLLKPGRSFRFSLLSGGQDPDDILRDKGAPALRQALADTHGFAEVLFRREQDVEPLDTPERKAGFKARLRTAASAIQDKDLAEQYRRDLFDRFDALFPRTPARAPWTPGQGRGRFGPPPKLGQTVEGAQAMQSLFRAVSPVAAALAYAAIDDIERLDDHLEEVSVQGFGDAALEGLAQELVRLRLSGQASDAAVVRHRLRDSGFDPLLTEIEKAAAKSGAAFLSSDLAVAESRAQWLKVFGLMTHLAALSRAIETAKQDMGQGTGIEALIRLKAERDAITRSFAAPDFWTTLV, encoded by the coding sequence GTGCGTTTCGACGAAAGATTCATCGATGAACTGAAGGCCCGCCTTCGCCCGTCCGACGTGATCGGGCGGACGGTGAAGCTCAAGCGGCAGGGGCGGGAGTATGTCGGGCTGTCGCCCTTCTCTAAGGAGAAGTCGCCGTCGTTTTTCGTCAATGACGACAAGGGCTTTTTCCACGACTTCTCGTCCGGCAAGCACGGCGACATCATCTCCTTCCTGCAAGAGACCGAGCGGCTGAGCTTCGTCGAGGCGGTGCAGCGGCTGGCGGGCGAGGCGGGCATGCAACTGCCGGCCGAAGACCCGAAGGAGGCCGAGCGCGAGCAGAAGCGTCAGGGTCTGTCCGACTGGATGGACCTGGCCCAGAAATGGTTCGCCGCCAATCTGCGCCGCACGCCGGGCAAGGCGGCGCGCGAGTATCTTGAGAAACGCGGTCTTCCCGAGGATCAGTGGGAGCGGTTCGGCCTGGGCTATGCGCCCAATGACCGCGAGGGGCTGAAACAGGCCCTGGTTCAGCGCGGGGCGCGGCCGGCCGAACTGGTCGAGGCCGGGGTGCTGATCTCGCCGGAAAGCGGCGGCCAGCCCTATGACCGGTTCCGTGACCGGCTGATGTTCCCCATCCTGGACGCGCGGGGACGGATCGTCAGCTTCGGCGGCCGGGCGATGAATCCCGACGACCGGGCCAAATATCTGAACGGTCCCGAGAGTCCGCTGTTTCACAAGGGGGCGACGCTTTACGGCCTGCCCGAGGCGCGGCGCATCCTGGGGGCGGAGAGCAAGAACAACCAGGCCATCATCGTGGTCGAAGGCTATATGGACGTCATCGCCTGCCAGCGCGCGGGCCTGCCGGCCGTTGCGCCCATGGGCACGGCCCTGACCGAAGAACAGATGGAGCGACTGTGGCGGGTCAGTCATGAGCCGGTGCTGTGTTTCGACGGCGACGCGGCGGGGCTGCGGGCCGCCTATCGCGCCATCGAACGCTCGCTGCCGCTGCTGAAGCCCGGACGGTCGTTCCGGTTCTCGCTGCTGAGCGGTGGTCAGGACCCCGACGACATCCTGCGCGACAAGGGGGCGCCGGCCCTGCGCCAGGCCCTGGCCGACACCCACGGCTTCGCCGAGGTCTTGTTCCGCCGTGAACAGGACGTCGAGCCGCTGGACACGCCGGAACGCAAGGCGGGGTTCAAAGCGCGATTGCGGACCGCCGCCTCGGCCATTCAGGACAAGGACCTGGCGGAACAATATCGCCGCGACCTGTTCGACCGGTTCGACGCCCTGTTTCCGCGCACCCCGGCGCGCGCGCCCTGGACGCCGGGGCAGGGGCGAGGCCGGTTCGGCCCGCCCCCCAAACTGGGTCAGACGGTCGAGGGCGCCCAGGCGATGCAGTCCCTGTTCCGCGCCGTCAGCCCGGTGGCGGCGGCCCTGGCCTATGCCGCCATCGACGATATCGAACGGCTGGACGACCATCTGGAAGAGGTCAGCGTCCAGGGGTTCGGCGACGCCGCCCTGGAGGGGCTGGCCCAGGAACTGGTGCGGTTGCGGCTGTCGGGCCAGGCGTCGGATGCGGCCGTGGTGCGGCATCGGTTGCGCGACTCCGGCTTTGATCCCCTGTTGACGGAGATCGAGAAGGCGGCGGCGAAATCCGGCGCCGCCTTCCTGTCGTCAGACCTGGCCGTGGCGGAGTCGCGGGCCCAATGGCTGAAGGTGTTCGGGCTGATGACACACCTCGCCGCCCTGTCGCGCGCCATCGAAACCGCCAAACAGGATATGGGCCAGGGCACGGGCATCGAGGCCCTGATCCGGCTGAAGGCCGAACGCGACGCCATCACCCGGTCGTTTGCGGCGCCGGACTTCTGGACCACCCTGGTCTGA